From one Triticum urartu cultivar G1812 chromosome 3, Tu2.1, whole genome shotgun sequence genomic stretch:
- the LOC125544746 gene encoding probable serine acetyltransferase 1 yields MTAGQPLRADPQQRRHSPPALHPAVVPSYPPPESDNDESWVWSQIKAEARRDADAEPALASFLYATVLSHPSLERSLSFHLANKLCSSTLLSTLLYDLFVGSLAAHPTIRAAAVADLLAVRSRDPACAGFSHCLLNYKGFLAVQAHRVAHVLWAQNRRALALALQSRVAEVFAVDIHPAAAIGKGVLLDHATGVVIGETAVVGDNVSILHHVTLGGTGKAVGDRHPKIGDGVLIGAGATILGNVLIGAGAKIGAGSVVLIDVPPRSTAVGNPARLIGGKKGDDMPGESMDHTSFIQQWSDYTI; encoded by the coding sequence atgacggcGGGTCAGCCCCTCCGCGCCGACCCCCAGCAGCGCCGCCACAGCCCGCCGGCCCTCCACCCCGCCGTCGTGCCGTCCTACCCGCCCCCGGAGTCCGACAACGACGAGTCCTGGGTCTGGTCCCAGATCAAGGCCGAGGCGCGCCGCGACGCCGACGCCGAGCCGGCGCTCGCCTCCTTCCTCTACGCCACCGTGCTCTCCCACCCGTCCCTCGAGCGCTCCCTCTCCTTCCACCTCGCCAACAAGCTCTGCTCCTCCACCCTCCTCTCCACGCTCCTCTACGACCTCTTCGTCGGCTCCCTCGCCGCGCACCCCACcatccgcgccgccgccgtcgccgaccTCCTTGCCGTGCGCTCCCGGGACCCCGCCTGCGCCGGCTTCTCCCACTGCCTCCTCAACTACAAGGGCTTCCTCGCCGTCCAGGCCCACCGCGTCGCGCACGTGCTCTGGGCGCAGAACCGCCGCGCCCTCGCGCTCGCGCTCCAGTCCCGGGTCGCCGAGGTCTTCGCCGTCGACATCCACCCGGCCGCCGCCATCGGCAAGGGCGTCCTCCTGGACCACGCCACCGGCGTCGTCATCGGCGAGACGGCCGTCGTCGGCGACAACGTCTCCATCCTCCACCACGTGACGCTGGGCGGGACCGGCAAGGCGGTGGGCGACCGGCACCCCAAGATCGGGGACGGCGTTCTGATTGGCGCCGGGGCGACGATCCTGGGCAACGTGCTGATTGGCGCCGGGGCCAAGATCGGTGCCGGGTCGGTGGTGCTCATCGATGTGCCGCCGAGGAGCACCGCGGTGGGGAACCCCGCGAGGCTGATCGGCGGGAAGAAGGGGGACGACATGCCTGGGGAGTCCATGGACCATACCTCCTTCATACAGCAGTGGTCAGACTACACCATTTGA